A portion of the Poecile atricapillus isolate bPoeAtr1 chromosome 7, bPoeAtr1.hap1, whole genome shotgun sequence genome contains these proteins:
- the LOC131580890 gene encoding flavin-containing monooxygenase 5-like — protein sequence MAKKVAIIGGGSSGLCAIKACLQEGLEPVCFERTGDIGGLWRFEEHPEDGRASIYRSVIINTSKEMMCFSDFPIPEDFPNYMHNSKIMEYFRMYAQHFDLLRHIRFRTSVCRVSKRPDFASSGQWEVVTESQGKQEAAVFDAVLVCSGHHTDAHLPLSSFPGIEKFKGRYLHSRDYKDAQAFTNKRVVVIGIGNSGSDLAVEISQTAQQVFLSTRRGAWILNRVGDQGYPIDTILTTRIKTFLQGLLSLSVACDYMESKLNARFDHSRYGLKPKHRVFHQHPTVNDDLPNRIISGRVRVKPNIQEFTETSAIFEDGTREDIDAVVFATGYSFSFPFLEGFKVVENQIPLYKFMFPPDLEKPTLAFIGFIQPLGAIMPISELQCRWATRVFKGLNELPPQHDMEADIEQKKEAMAKRYVKSQRHTIQVDYIPYMDELACQLGVKPNLLTLFLTDPKLAMEMAFGPCTPYQYRLRGPGAWPGAREAILTQQQRILKPLQTRHVEESTSAPTMPLIFKLVGAVAILAAVFAYL from the exons ATGGCAAAGAAGGTGGCCATCATCGGCGGGGGCAGCAGCGGGCTGTGCGCCATCAAAGCCTGCCTGcaagaggggctggagcccgTCTGCTTCGAGAGGACCGGCGACATCGGAGGCCTCTGGAGGTTTGAG GAGCACCCCGAGGACGGCCGTGCCAGCATCTACCGCTCCGTCATCATCAACACCTCCAAGGAGATGATGTGCTTCAGTGACTTCCCCATCCCTGAGGACTTCCCCAACTACATGCACAACTCCAAGATCATGGAGTACTTCCGCATGTACGCCCAGCACTTTGACCTGCTCCGCCACATCCGCTTCAGG ACCAGCGTGTGCCGCGTGTCCAAGCGTCCCGACTTCGCCAGCAGCGGCCAGTGGGAGGTGGTGACGGAGAGCCAAGggaagcaggaggcagctgtCTTTGATGCCGTGCTGGTGTGCAGTGGGCACCACACCGACGCACATCTCCCGCTCAGTTCCTTCCCAG gaaTTGAGAAGTTCAAGGGCCGCTACCTCCACAGCCGAGACTACAAGGATGCTCAGGCTTTCACAAACAAAAGGGTTGTTGTCATCGGGATCGGGAATTCAGGGTCAGACCTGGCTGTGGAGATCAGCCAAACGGCCCAGCAG GTCTTCCTCAGCACCCGCCGGGGTGCGTGGATCCTCAACCGTGTTGGAGATCAGGGCTACCCCATCGACACCATCTTAACCACCCGCATCAAGACATTCCTGCAGGGGCTGTTAAGTTTATCCGTGGCATGTGACTACATGGAGAGCAAGCTGAATGCCAGGTTCGACCACTCACGTTACGGCCTGAAGCCAAAGCACAG GGTCTTTCACCAGCACCCTACAGTCAACGATGACCTGCCCAACCGCATCATCTCGGGCCGGGTGCGGGTGAAGCCGAACATCCAGGAGTTCACGGAGACATCTGCCATCTTTGAGGATGGCACCAGGGAAGACATTGATGCCGTGGTTTTTGCCACGGGATACAGCTTCTCCTTCCCGTTCCTCGAGGGCTTCAAGGTGGTGGAGAACCAGATTCCCCTCTACAAATTCATGTTCCCCCCTGACCTGGAGAAGCCGACGCTGGCTTTCATTGGCTTCATCCAGCCCCTGGGTGCCATCATGCCCATCTCCGAGCTCCAGTGTCGCTGGGCCACCCGTGTCTTCAAAG GGCTGAACGAGCTGCCCCCGCAGCATGACATGGAGGCTGACATTGAGCAGAAGAAAGAAGCGATGGCAAAGCG gTACGTGAAGAGCCAGCGCCACACCATCCAGGTGGATTACATCCCTTACATGGATGAGCTCGCCTGCCAGCTGGGAGTCAAGCCCAACCTGCTCACCCTGTTCCTCACAGACCCCAAGCTGGCGATGGAGATGGCCTTTGGGCCCTGCACGCCATACCAGTACCGGCTGCGGGGCCCGGGCGCGTGGCCGGGGGCCAGGGAGGCCAtcctcacccagcagcagcGCATCCTCAAGCCCCTGCAGACACGGCACGTGGAAGAGAGCACCTCAGCCCCTACCATGCCCCTCATCTTCAAGCTGGTTGGGGCTGTGGCCATCCTGGCAGCTGTTTTTGCTTACTTGTAG
- the LOC131580889 gene encoding flavin-containing monooxygenase 5-like isoform X1, with protein sequence MAARRVAIIGAGASGLCALKCCLEEGLEPTCFERSKDIGGLWRFEEHPEDGRASIYRSVIINTSKEMMCFSDFPIPEDFPNYMHNSKIMEYFRMYAQHFDLLRHIRFRTSVCRVSKRPDFASSGQWEVVTESQGKQEAAVFDAVLVCSGHHTDAHLPLGSFPGLEKFEGCYLHSRDYKSPQPFMGKQVVVVGVGNSGVDIAVELSHAAKQVFLSTRHGSWVLHRVAESGYPFDFCYISRFTQLLQNLLPLSIISFFLERKLNARFDHTLYGLKPKHRVLHQHLTINDDLPNRIISGRVRVKPNIQEFTETSAIFEDGTREDVDAVVFATGYSFSFPFLEGFKVVENQIPLYKFMFPPDLEKPTLAFIGFVQPLGAIMPISELQCRWATRVFKGLQGLPPPADMLAEITQTKQRMAERYVKSQRHTIQVDYIPYMDELACQLGVKPNLLTLFLTDPRLAMEVAFGPCTPYQYRLRGPGAWPGARGAILTQQERVVRALQPRASGHPACSSAVPHVLTVLFSIGMIAATLVYVSLSP encoded by the exons ATGGCTGCCCGGAGAGTAGCCATCATCGGTGCCGGtgcctctggcctgtgcgcCCTGAAATGCTGCCTGGAGGAGGGGCTGGAACCCACCTGCTTTGAGAGGAGCAAGGACATCGGGGGGCTGTGGCGCTTTGAG GAGCACCCCGAGGACGGCCGTGCCAGCATCTACCGCTCCGTCATCATCAACACCTCCAAGGAGATGATGTGCTTCAGTGACTTCCCCATCCCTGAGGACTTCCCCAACTACATGCACAACTCCAAGATCATGGAGTACTTCCGCATGTACGCCCAGCACTTCGACCTGCTCCGCCACATCCGCTTCAGG ACCAGCGTGTGCCGCGTGTCCAAGCGTCCCGACTTCGCCAGCAGCGGCCAGTGGGAGGTGGTGACGGAGAGCCAGGGGAAGCAGGAGGCAGCCGTCTTTGACGCCGTGCTGGTGTGCAGTGGGCACCACACCGACGCACATCTCCCGCTCGGTTCCTTCCCAG ggctggaaaagtTTGAGGGCTGCTATCTGCACAGCCGGGACTACAAGAGCCCTCAGCCCTTCATGGGAAAACAGGTGGTCGTGGTTGGCGTTGGGAATTCAGGCGTCGATATTGCAGTGGAGCTGAGCCACGCAGCCAAGCAG GTTTTCCTCAGCACCAGGCATGGGTCCTGGGTGCTGCACCGGGTAGCGGAGAGCGGGTACCCCTTTGATTTCTGCTACATCAGCCGCTTCACGCAGCTCCTCCAGAACCTGCTGCCCCTGAGTATCATCAGTTTCTTCCTGGAGCGGAAGCTGAACGCTCGCTTTGACCACACTCTCTATGGCCTAAAGCCCAAGCACCG GGTCCTTCACCAGCACCTGACCATCAACGATGACCTGCCCAACCGCATCATTTCGGGCCGGGTGCGGGTGAAGCCAAACATCCAGGAGTTCACGGAGACATCTGCCATCTTTGAGGATGGCACCAGGGAAGACGTCGATGCCGTAGTTTTTGCCACGGGATACAGCTTCTCCTTCCCGTTCCTCGAGGGCTTCAAGGTGGTGGAGAACCAGATTCCCCTCTACAAATTCATGTTCCCCCCTGACCTGGAGAAGCCGACGCTGGCTTTCATTGGCTTTGTCCAGCCCCTGGGTGCCATCATGCCCATCTCCGAGCTCCAGTGTCGCTGGGCCACCCGTGTCTTCAAAG ggctgcagggcctGCCGCCACCCGCCGACATGCTGGCTGAAATCACACAAACCAAGCAGAGAATGGCTGAGCG gTACGTGAAGAGCCAGCGCCACACCATCCAGGTGGATTACATCCCTTACATGGATGAGCTCGCCTGCCAGCTGGGAGTCAAGCCCAACCTGCTCACCCTGTTCCTCACAGACCCCAGGCTGGCGATGGAGGTGGCCTTCGGGCCCTGCACACCATACCAGTACCGGCTGCGGGGCCCAGGCGCGTGGCCGGGGGCCAGGGGGGCCATCCTCACCCAGCAGGAGCGCGTGGTCAGGGCCCTGCAGCCCCGGGCCAGCGGCcaccctgcctgctccagcgCCGTGCCCCACGTCCTCACGGTGCTCTTCAGCATCGGCATGATCGCAGCCACCCTCGTCTACGTCTCACTCTCTCCTTAA
- the LOC131580889 gene encoding flavin-containing monooxygenase 5-like isoform X2 — protein MAARRVAIIGAGASGLCALKCCLEEGLEPTCFERSKDIGGLWRFEEHPEDGRASIYRSVIINTSKEMMCFSDFPIPEDFPNYMHNSKIMEYFRMYAQHFDLLRHIRFRTSVCRVSKRPDFASSGQWEVVTESQGKQEAAVFDAVLVCSGHHTDAHLPLGSFPGLEKFEGCYLHSRDYKSPQPFMGKQVVVVGVGNSGVDIAVELSHAAKQVFLSTRHGSWVLHRVAESGYPFDFCYISRFTQLLQNLLPLSIISFFLERKLNARFDHTLYGLKPKHRVLHQHLTINDDLPNRIISGRVRVKPNIQEFTETSAIFEDGTREDVDAVVFATGYSFSFPFLEGFKVVENQIPLYKFMFPPDLEKPTLAFIGFVQPLGAIMPISELQCRWATRVFKGT, from the exons ATGGCTGCCCGGAGAGTAGCCATCATCGGTGCCGGtgcctctggcctgtgcgcCCTGAAATGCTGCCTGGAGGAGGGGCTGGAACCCACCTGCTTTGAGAGGAGCAAGGACATCGGGGGGCTGTGGCGCTTTGAG GAGCACCCCGAGGACGGCCGTGCCAGCATCTACCGCTCCGTCATCATCAACACCTCCAAGGAGATGATGTGCTTCAGTGACTTCCCCATCCCTGAGGACTTCCCCAACTACATGCACAACTCCAAGATCATGGAGTACTTCCGCATGTACGCCCAGCACTTCGACCTGCTCCGCCACATCCGCTTCAGG ACCAGCGTGTGCCGCGTGTCCAAGCGTCCCGACTTCGCCAGCAGCGGCCAGTGGGAGGTGGTGACGGAGAGCCAGGGGAAGCAGGAGGCAGCCGTCTTTGACGCCGTGCTGGTGTGCAGTGGGCACCACACCGACGCACATCTCCCGCTCGGTTCCTTCCCAG ggctggaaaagtTTGAGGGCTGCTATCTGCACAGCCGGGACTACAAGAGCCCTCAGCCCTTCATGGGAAAACAGGTGGTCGTGGTTGGCGTTGGGAATTCAGGCGTCGATATTGCAGTGGAGCTGAGCCACGCAGCCAAGCAG GTTTTCCTCAGCACCAGGCATGGGTCCTGGGTGCTGCACCGGGTAGCGGAGAGCGGGTACCCCTTTGATTTCTGCTACATCAGCCGCTTCACGCAGCTCCTCCAGAACCTGCTGCCCCTGAGTATCATCAGTTTCTTCCTGGAGCGGAAGCTGAACGCTCGCTTTGACCACACTCTCTATGGCCTAAAGCCCAAGCACCG GGTCCTTCACCAGCACCTGACCATCAACGATGACCTGCCCAACCGCATCATTTCGGGCCGGGTGCGGGTGAAGCCAAACATCCAGGAGTTCACGGAGACATCTGCCATCTTTGAGGATGGCACCAGGGAAGACGTCGATGCCGTAGTTTTTGCCACGGGATACAGCTTCTCCTTCCCGTTCCTCGAGGGCTTCAAGGTGGTGGAGAACCAGATTCCCCTCTACAAATTCATGTTCCCCCCTGACCTGGAGAAGCCGACGCTGGCTTTCATTGGCTTTGTCCAGCCCCTGGGTGCCATCATGCCCATCTCCGAGCTCCAGTGTCGCTGGGCCACCCGTGTCTTCAAAG gTACGTGA
- the PRKAB2 gene encoding 5'-AMP-activated protein kinase subunit beta-2 isoform X1, which produces MGNTTSERVSGERHGSKSHRSDGSGASHPAKEHPHKIMVGSTDDPSVFSSHDSKIPGDKEFVSWQPDLEESVKPSQQARPTVIRWADGGKEVFISGSFNNWSTKIPLIKSHNDFVAILDLPEGEHQYKFFVDGQWVHDPSEPVVTSQMGTINNLIHVKKSDFEVFDALKVDSLESSETSGRDLSSSPPGPYGQEMYVYRPEERFKSPPILPPHLLQVILNKDTNISCDPALLPEPNHVMLNHLYALSIKDGVMVLSATHRYKKKYVTTLLYKPI; this is translated from the exons ATGGGGAACACCACCAGCGAGCGGGTGTCTGGGGAGCGCCATGGCTCCAAATCCCACCGCTCCGACGGCTCCGGTGCCTCCCACCCCGCCAAGGAGCACCCGCACAAGATCATGGTGGGCAGCACCGACGACCCCAGCGTTTTCAGCTCCCATGACTCCAAG ATTCCTGGGGACAAGGAGTTTGTGTCGTGGCAGCCAGATCTGGAGGAGTCAGTGAAACCATCCCAACAGGCTCGTCCAACTGTCATACGCTGGGCTGATGGAGGCAAGGAGGTCTTCATCTCTGGATCCTTCAACAACTGGAGCACCAAGATCCCACTCATCAAGAG CCACAACGACTTTGTTGCTATCCTGGACCTTCCAGAAGGAGAGCACCAGTACAAATTTTTTGTGGATGGCCAGTGGGTCCATGATCCATCTGAG CCTGTGGTTACCAGCCAGATGGGGACAATAAACAACCTCATCCACGTCAAGAAGTCTGACTTCGAAGTGTTTGATGCGTTGAAGGTGGATTCCCTGGAGAGCTCAGAAACCTCAGGTCGGG ATTTATCCAGCTCCCCACCAGGACCTTATGGCCAAGAGATGTACGTATACCGGCCCGAGGAGCGCTTCAAATCCCCACCCATCCTCCCGCCTCACCTCCTCCAGGTCATCCTCAACAAGGACACCAATATCTCG TGtgacccagcactgctgcccgAGCCCAACCACGTCATGCTCAACCACCTCTACGCGCTCTCCATCAAG GATGGCGTGATGGTGCTCAGTGCCACGCACCGCTACAAGAAGAAGTACGTCACCACGCTGCTGTACAAGCCCATCTGA
- the PRKAB2 gene encoding 5'-AMP-activated protein kinase subunit beta-2 isoform X2, with the protein MGNTTSERVSGERHGSKSHRSDGSGASHPAKEHPHKIMVGSTDDPSVFSSHDSKIPGDKEFVSWQPDLEESVKPSQQARPTVIRWADGGKEVFISGSFNNWSTKIPLIKSHNDFVAILDLPEGEHQYKFFVDGQWVHDPSEPVVTSQMGTINNLIHVKKSDFEVFDALKVDSLESSETSDLSSSPPGPYGQEMYVYRPEERFKSPPILPPHLLQVILNKDTNISCDPALLPEPNHVMLNHLYALSIKDGVMVLSATHRYKKKYVTTLLYKPI; encoded by the exons ATGGGGAACACCACCAGCGAGCGGGTGTCTGGGGAGCGCCATGGCTCCAAATCCCACCGCTCCGACGGCTCCGGTGCCTCCCACCCCGCCAAGGAGCACCCGCACAAGATCATGGTGGGCAGCACCGACGACCCCAGCGTTTTCAGCTCCCATGACTCCAAG ATTCCTGGGGACAAGGAGTTTGTGTCGTGGCAGCCAGATCTGGAGGAGTCAGTGAAACCATCCCAACAGGCTCGTCCAACTGTCATACGCTGGGCTGATGGAGGCAAGGAGGTCTTCATCTCTGGATCCTTCAACAACTGGAGCACCAAGATCCCACTCATCAAGAG CCACAACGACTTTGTTGCTATCCTGGACCTTCCAGAAGGAGAGCACCAGTACAAATTTTTTGTGGATGGCCAGTGGGTCCATGATCCATCTGAG CCTGTGGTTACCAGCCAGATGGGGACAATAAACAACCTCATCCACGTCAAGAAGTCTGACTTCGAAGTGTTTGATGCGTTGAAGGTGGATTCCCTGGAGAGCTCAGAAACCTCAG ATTTATCCAGCTCCCCACCAGGACCTTATGGCCAAGAGATGTACGTATACCGGCCCGAGGAGCGCTTCAAATCCCCACCCATCCTCCCGCCTCACCTCCTCCAGGTCATCCTCAACAAGGACACCAATATCTCG TGtgacccagcactgctgcccgAGCCCAACCACGTCATGCTCAACCACCTCTACGCGCTCTCCATCAAG GATGGCGTGATGGTGCTCAGTGCCACGCACCGCTACAAGAAGAAGTACGTCACCACGCTGCTGTACAAGCCCATCTGA